Part of the Henckelia pumila isolate YLH828 chromosome 2, ASM3356847v2, whole genome shotgun sequence genome is shown below.
CAAGGGACTATCAGGCGTGTGTGCTCTGCTTTTGATTGATATATAATTAGTTGTGGAATGCGTTTGGAATGggctttatatatatacatatacatgtatgtGTGTATGTGATATCTATATAAATGTGTGTATATAGTACTGCTGTATCTTAATTATTGGTGTCTGCAATTAAGTCAAAGGTGGATATTGtaaatcaaaccgaaatcgaGAAGAAAACGAGTTTGGTTTGGGATTTTAGAATTAATATATATTCTACTTCATTCAAAGTTTAAGCTAAAATAATAGCTGgcttgatttgatttgatttgatataattaaaaaaagtgaaacataattataattttttcgaTCACTAGCTAATTAATTCTTTGTGCGGCAACAAAACAGGGCAGCCTCACGAAttaaagttagtgtaccaaaaatCTGAGTTACTTGatcaaaactcaaaaaattagataagtaaattaatttaataaactaTTTTAATTCCCTATAATATTATTACCACACAAtgtacattatatatatatatatacgaacACACATGGACACATAGGAAGGAAAAAACATATGAATGTAAAATTTATGGTTGGATgatgaataatatatataatatataatattgtatacacCACACAAATGCTTACATGGACTCCCGACTTTCACGTTACATTTCACGATTAGCCTTTTGTACTTAGACTAGAAATGTAAGCTGCAAAGAAACAAGGAAAGGAGAAAAGGGTGGGAGAAGAAAATTAAGGGTCTCATCGGCTTTTTGATTTTCTCTCCAATTATATTACTaatttttctttaattcttcAATCACAAAATTAAAAATGGGTCCAAGCAAGATAAGAAAAGCCATTGGAGCGGTCAAGGACCAAACCAGCATCGGCTTGGCCAAGGTGGGCGGCACGGCCTCTCTCTCCGACCTAGACGTGGCCATCGTCAAGGCCACGCGACACGAGGAGTACCCGCCGGACGAGCGTTACGTGCGCGAAATCCTAAGCCTGACGTCGTACTCCCATGCATACGTTGGCGCCTGCGTGAGCACCATATCCAGGCGCTTGAATAAGACCAAGAATTGGGTGGTGGCTTTGAAGACCCTCATGCTGATTCAACGCCTGCTTAGCGAAGGAGATGTCGCCTACGAGCAAGAGATCTTCTTCGCCACGAGGAGGGGCACTCGTCTCCTTAATATGTCCGATTTTAGGGACGTttcggggaagtcgaatgcatgGGATTACTCCGCGTTTGTGAGGACATATGCTTTGTATTTGGACGAGAAGCTTGAGTTCCGGATGCAGGGCCGGAGGGGGAAACGGAGCGGTTTTTCGTGTAGCAAGGAAGAGGAGGAAGATGGTGGCAGCCGCGGAGGCGGAGGCGGTAGTTCGAGTGCTGTGGCGGTGGTGAAGCAGGGGAGTACTCCTGTGAGAGAGATGAAGATAGAGAAGTTGTTCTCTAAGGTTCATCATCTCATGCAACTTCTTGAGAGGTTTTTAGCATGCAAACCGACAGGTATATCATACGGTATTTCTTAACTTtttcttcataaaatttcaaaattttgttctgCGGCAGGCTCTGCAAAGCATAACAGAGTGGTGACAATGGCATTCTACCCCCTCGTCAAAGACAGTTTCCAACTATATTATGACATCATGGAAATCATGGCAGCTTTCCTGGAGAGATTCCAACAACTCGACGTCCCCAATTCTGTAAAAGTCTACGAGTTCTTCACCCGCCTTTCGAAGCAGTACGAAGAGCTCGACGCCATGTATAACTGGTGCAAGACCGCTGGGATAGCTCGCTCCTCCGAGTATCCCGAAGTCGAGAAGATCCCAAAGAACAGACTCGACGTGTTAGATGACATCATCCAACGAAAATCCAAGAACGTGCCCAATAGCAATATGCCAAACCCTGAAATCATTTCTGTCATAGAGAAAACAGAGCCAGCCCCATCAGAAGATCATGATATGAACGCAATCAAGGCTTTGCCCCCTCCCGAAGGATTCGAAACGGATCGTAGTAAAGATAAGCCTGAAGAAGCTGCTGCAACTGTACATGACAAACCAAAAGAGGAGAAGAATCTTGCTCAGATACAACAAGAAGGAGATCTCTTGAACTTAAGCGAAAACGAACAGAGCACAGAAGAACATGGAAATAGATTAGCTTTAGCTTTATTCGATGCCGATTCAGCGAAGTCTCCTGAAACCACAGCCACTCCATGGGAGGCATTCAAAGAAGACTGGGAAACCGCGTTGGTTCAAACCGCGAGTCatttgtcaaaccaaaaggcatcactcgCGGGAGGTTTCGACACCCTGATGCTCGACGGGATGTATCACCACGGCATGACGGCCCATGCCGCGGTTTCTTCGGGTTACATGGCAACAGGGAGTGCGAGTAGCGTCGCGAAGCCGGCGGTGCTGGCACTGCCAGCTCCACCGGCGGAAGCCAACGGTAGTAGTAGTACTGCTGCTGCCACCACGATTAACAGCGATCCTTTCGCGGCCTCGCTGTCGGTGGCGCCGCCTTCCTACGTGCAGATGTCGGAAATGGAGAATAAACAGAGGTTGTTAGTGGAAGAACAGGTGATGTGGCAGCATTATGCGAGAGATGGGATGCAGGGGCTGGTGGGATTAGGGAAGATACAGCAGCAGAATCAGTATCCGCATAATACAAGAATGTACTGATCATTGAGAATCATCATGAGTAGGAGTAGTGGTGGCGATCGATACATGAAAATGGCATTGTAATAATACTATGAAAAATCATTAGCAGATTGTGATTTTTGAAGAGAACTTTACGTTGAGTTATTAGTTAATTATTAGGATAAGTTAAAAGTTCTTTGTGGATTTGAGttgattttctgatcataatgGTTGTGAACTTTATTCAGTTTCAACCTTACATTTTTataatttgaattttgaaataaatatatatggtaTATATAGAGCTGTTGTAATTAGAATGTATATATAagcatatttgaattaatatatTGAGAAAATTGCAAATAtagtcttgtatgtttgtcattttgcgattttggtcttctatgttttcacatttcagttttagtcctgcatgttttgatttttgacaatttATGTCATTTTAATTCGAAAATACTTACGTGGCATTGTACaagtcagctccacatcagcactgaattggtgtcacgtcagcgccacatcggaaaaaggactaaaattgccaaaaaataaagatagcggactaaaactaaaatctaaaaatataaaagactaaTATCGCAAAGTGATAAATTTACGggacaaaaaaacaattttccatTAATATATTATggtgtatattatattattgatCTTGCATGCATGCATCACACATGACATGATGCTTTGGTAAGCAGCCAACAAAATATATACTTGTTTCCTTAGCTTTGACCATTGATGATAAAAGCTGACTagtaattataataataatatatatatataatggaaaTGGGGAAGAGGAACataaacaaataattaatacaAGCTTATTATGATGGATATCCGTCCAATCTTAAGCCAACAAAAAGCCCACGATGATATTGGGCCCCACAAGCCCATTTTAGTTCAACATTGAGATGCATACATGCATTTTGGATCTTTCTTGACATGTAATAAAGTACTGTCCCATCCAACTTAGAATTGCATTATACAACATTCCcttataaaaacaatatgatcCATAGACCTAATTCTTTCATTTACACCTAATTAGGCAAGCTTATTTCATCAAGATCATCCATTGATAGGAAAACTTCATCCAAGCATGATAGCTCTATCCCATCATCATCCCCGTCGTCGCCGTCATTTTCGTATACTCGACATACAACCCATTTGCTGTAATCCTAAGAGACAACATGACATAAACATTTAGTTTTTTTTCCCCTCAAATATCACCAGCCAATTAATATTATCGagtcatacatatatatacttaCAACATTGTTGGAGTTTCTTCTTGATGATCTTGATGATCTGGCCGAGGTACTCGAGCTCGAATCCGATAGCCTAAACTCTTGCATCACCCAGTTGGTCTTAGCACCTTTGGAATTAGGTTGGCCAATGTAGAACTCATAGTATTTTTTGATGCCAATTCTATGGCCAGAAGTCGAATAAATGGGCTCATCCTTAGCCCCAAATGGCTGCCAATATCCACTTCCTGTCACCCTACTTTGTGTCTTCCTGCTGTAAAAATAACATTTATTGCCTTCCGCCATCGCTTTCCCTACATGTTATAGGGTAACTTTTATGATCACTTaattaatatacatatatagataataatctatatatgattattgaatctatatatatatatatatgtgtgtgtgtgtgtgtgtgtgtgtgtgttgaaCCGAATTGAATATACATGGTTCGATCATAGTACTAAAAGTTCAATCTACTAATGTAGTTTCTAAAATATGCATGACAAATTCGAACACGTTAAAATGGTGAGATGAGAAaaggattatatatatatatatatatatgtattatgttaCCATTTAAATCCCAAGGATCATAGGGATAGAGATCAAGATCCGGGATGATATCCGGATGGCAAGGTAAGAGCATGGTTTTGCGATGAAGGAAATGGACGACGAGCTCTTCATCGGTCGGGTAAAACCGAAACCCCGGCGGCATGTTGAAACTCatgatgttatatatatatatatatgatcaccCGCTGAAAATGAAGAAACAAGATCACAGGGTCTTTACTAGGGTTTTTGTAAAGGATAAGAAGAGGAGATATtaaaatttatgtataattATTGGTggtttatagatatttatatatAGTAAGGTGGTAGCTAGGGAGTGTGGGGTTATAATTTGAGATATGAGATGACGTGAAATGGAAGATAGATATTGTGTGGGTTTGTTGACCTCCAACTTCAATCCGCCGTCACCCATTCATCAACCATGCTATATTGATCATTCATGTAATATTCGCACCCAATGCGTGCATATATCGAGtaatgtttttaaaataataatacaccTACAATAAATATCGTTTACAATgatatttacaataataatatcGTGAGATGCATTTTGCTATTTTATCACAAGATTTTGTATTTAATGTAtctgagattttgataaattaattttttgtatttaattttttgagtTGTAAGATTTGATGTACAAATTTCGTTGTACATATAACATTACTCATggttttaatataataataataataataataatataataataataataataataataataataataataataataataataataataataataataatgtgaaATATATAGACACTGATTATATATTaacatttttaataaaattttacaataatatttttagtttaTATGTTGGTACACATGAAATTAAACGAACATTTTATCGAGATATTTTAGTTATGTGTAAACTATACATTTACTAACACAGATTTTTATCGTATTTCTCAGTTAGATgaagattaaatatttttgtgatCTTAGAGGGTATTTTTTGTGTATAACAAATGCACCATGCTTCCaaaagtatttaattatataggcACCTCATGTATGCCAATTTAGTAAGTAttgattgttattatttttattataattattatttataatcaaTATAGTTTCCCAAATTAACAATGGTtactttatttaattatttcacaTTTTATAACTAATCAATATATGGTTACACGGTATCTCCTTTGATTAATTACATGTTGAATTTACTTTTAAcatctttaattttaaaaaatattcgaAGAAGCCTactatatttgttatttttcaaAACCTCTCCAAAAAATTTTGGGTTTTGTCACAAGTGGGGATGCCGTCAGTGTCAAGCATGCAATTCTTTAATATGAATCGATAATAGAATCGTGTTTTCCTTGTTTCACTGACATCCGTCGTTACATTCCATAGATGAGTATCATCTTAATGATAGACATATTAGACGAACATGAttgaaaaatatcataacaaaattatatatatatatatatatatatatatatatatatatatatataaaatgatCATTTGGACatttgtaaaattaaaattaaaattattatcacagtagataaaataaaatatttcttcgtTTGTACTTTAATGTATCCAAAAATTAGATATGAGACGAAGTCATTTGTTTAATCTCGCAGTATATCATCCCACTTCATGCTGATATCAGCAACCTCTATTGTATCCACGTGGTAAGTTAGCGATGAGAAAGGGCCACTCATCTCCAGGTGCCACCTATAATCAATTGTGGACATCATTATAAAGTTGTCCTATTTTTTGAGTTTGTTTCCATCCCTTTGATGCCatctaattaattattaagCTTTTTGTATGTGATCAGcagtaaatatatattaatatatagatATTTTTTCCCCGAGTATGAGTATAATCTTGATTCTAGATCATAAAGATATAATTTAATTGTCCGCAATATTGACAAAACCTCAAACATTAACTCGAGATCTACTTGCTTATATTgagcaaaaaaattataaataaaacttCTAAATCTatctaaataaattaagaaaaCCACCTACAGTTAGTTAGAATCGAACCTAATCAACTAGTCTCAAAGCATCACTCTTAGCCATTGAGCTATGGCCTCATCGGCTACATATAGATAGTTAAGTGAACTTGAATGAGGTAGTATTTGGAAGAGCTTCTAGAAATCACTTCTCAGCTtttgattaataaaatttcaattttgttAAGGAAAAGTAGAGAAATGTTTCTTAGAAGCTCTCCAAAATATCATCTGTATATTCTTGAATTGTATAGAGAATTATTCGAATTTAGATATGGTTGTAAGAGTTTATGTTGAGTACTTTCGAGTTTCTAACCAAGGAAATGTTCGGAAAGTAACATTTAAAATAAAGTCTTGCAAATTAACACCACCACCTTAAATTCTGAgaaaatttttggaatttcatGTTTCGTGTATATTTTACATTAGAAAAATCTAGAAAATGGAGGATAAATGGGATACACATAATACAGCACGAGTGAATGATAGGATATGCAGTGGTGTCCACTATAGTGTTGCAGTTCCATTAGTTTGGTACAGTTCTTCATTGTCCGTACCTTGAAGCCGGACATGATctcataatttaaaaccataATACAAAGTTGATTCATTTTAATTAAGctatgattttatgtattttataagatTTTCTTGAATCGAAAATCGTATCCGAGAGCTAGGTCATATACTATATATGATTAtcatctaatatatatatacatacatatatatatatatattgtttttttatGATATCCAACACTATATGTCTACTTCAtacccaccatgtacaataggtgagttgacgggtacaataggtgagttgacttgtacataaTGGACATGAAATGAGCGTATAGCGTTGAgcaccataaaaaaactcatatatatatatattttaaatcggGATCGAAACCAAGTGTCATACCGCGATTGTTGGATTATCACATCCTACCAAATGATCGAcctatcaaaattttatttggttATTGTTGTCTTGTTCTAAATTTTATATGTGCcagctaattaattaattaacgtGGTATAGTATGAGTAAGTTACAAGGATATTGATTGATCATGAAATGAGGTGTGTTTTGACCTTGCTTGGTCCGCTCATACACAACAAGAAAAGGCTGGTTAGTTTCTTGGATAGGTGGTGATCCCACATTTTATTGAACAAATTTTACTATTTTCTTTTATAGAAATTCTCATGTTAAAACGTCTCAgagataaattttatgaaacaaatatttgattcataaaaaaaatattgctctaaattattatttttcaatacAAATATGGATCAAATCAATTCGTCTCACAAAAAACATACTATATTTCTGTTAATTAATTTCTCAATTATTGATTTTAGATTGACTAAACTGATCGAGCACACCATATATTTAATGTTGATGATAATATATAAccttttattatcaatttctcACAAAGAACTTTACCATATATTCattgattgtattattggatAAGTAGTTGGTCATGATCAAAAGTGTTCCTTCCACTGCTCACAGATTGTGTGGatacaaatttaaaaaatttaaatatcacAAAAATAAATAGAGTTTATTTTATATGTATGTTGTACATCTGAAGATGACACAATTGATGCatcatttattatatatatacatagggACTAAATATAATTAATGTCCAAACCAAGCAACTTATAAATTCAAGATTATCAAAATTAAAAAGTTGCCAAAAACCCACAGTTGAATAATTCAAActcaagaatttattttcaaataatGATATAAAAAGTGGTCTGGATTTttttctaataataataataataataataataataataataataataatctgaaaattttaattaatctgAAATATTTGATCGACCATAAAAATTGGAGCTGCAACAATCAatccataataaaattaaagTAACCATGATAGGGAAAAATCTCATCGTTGTCCAGGATCTATCAAacatataaaacaaaataaataatctaattagaaaattttcaagaaagtGTAACAACTATTAGAATTTCATGACTCGAGATGTTTATGTCATtgcaacacagaaagtaaacgaAAGTTATGTTTTATATAATCGCCTATATGATTCACTTTATTTCGTATATATTCTATGtcttgcattttatttttaaaaggaaATTTGTCATTTTATAGAATATAGATTCCCTTAAATTTGTGCTTATCTTTGCAGGCTTAAAGTTTGAAGAAACGTGGCATTAGATACCAAAGTATCATCCATGATGTGAAATGTAAATAGGATTCATCAATCAATCACCATTAATCCGAATAGAATGGATTAGAATTATCCTAGCTAGTTAATTAATTTCTCCAAAGCCGTGATTGAATTGAATTAATTTGGATAAGTTCTTTTTTTCTTGGACACAATTAACTAGTCAATGCATCCCTTCAAAACTTACATGAAAATATAAGAGTAATGTTATATATACAACGAAATTTGTACACCAAATCttataatacaaaaaaattattacaataatttaatttatcaaaatctcacgatgcattaaatacaaaatctcgcgataaaataacaaaatctgacgatattatttttgtaaatatcgttgtacacgaTATTTTTTGTACATTTAACATTATTCAAAATATAATCATGCAAAGTAAGAATTGAACTCAAAAAACTCAGGTTACTATTGGCTTCAAATCATCTATCTttcatattttcaaatttctaaATGTTTTACTCGAAATATTATCGAATCGTCTcgatttttataaataaaaaaaatatagaatcCGTCTCTTTCTATAAATCACATTGTCAAGACATGGTTTGTGTCACTTGAATTGAAAATTATAAATGAGGGGCCCTAATACATTCTTGGTGGCAAATAAATTAGTCTTTATTCCCTTTTTGCCTAACCAGTTGGTTTCCCATACTGTTGATAAATAATTAAGCTGATAGCCATAAGCTGTTTCAACTCCAATAATGAAAACAGTGACTTGGATTATAttaaccaaaataattaaatatatcaatAAGATTGATTAAATTAAGCAATTGAGAAGATACTTAAGCAACCGAGGTGCAGAGATCCCTTTAATTTATCAATAAATCATGACAGTACTATCTGACTATCtccatatttttttatataaaatgtaTATCATAAAACTCTTATATAACTGTCTCATGAGACAGATCTCCTACAAATCGatctataaaaaaatattattttataaataaatattacttTTCATTTTATATATAGATTAAATTAACACGTCTTAAGATTATAAATATTTGACCGTCTCACTATCACTGGATACTAGAAACGTAATGTTAATGTATATGCAATTTGACTTGGGCCAAACAATTCCACATAATAAAAGGGtacttttaaataaatataatacctaatcaataaatattattactttttgTGGGGATCAACATATGTTCAAAAACAGCAAACTTCAAGCTTTGGTTGGATAGTGGATTC
Proteins encoded:
- the LOC140884103 gene encoding putative clathrin assembly protein At1g03050, coding for MGPSKIRKAIGAVKDQTSIGLAKVGGTASLSDLDVAIVKATRHEEYPPDERYVREILSLTSYSHAYVGACVSTISRRLNKTKNWVVALKTLMLIQRLLSEGDVAYEQEIFFATRRGTRLLNMSDFRDVSGKSNAWDYSAFVRTYALYLDEKLEFRMQGRRGKRSGFSCSKEEEEDGGSRGGGGGSSSAVAVVKQGSTPVREMKIEKLFSKVHHLMQLLERFLACKPTGSAKHNRVVTMAFYPLVKDSFQLYYDIMEIMAAFLERFQQLDVPNSVKVYEFFTRLSKQYEELDAMYNWCKTAGIARSSEYPEVEKIPKNRLDVLDDIIQRKSKNVPNSNMPNPEIISVIEKTEPAPSEDHDMNAIKALPPPEGFETDRSKDKPEEAAATVHDKPKEEKNLAQIQQEGDLLNLSENEQSTEEHGNRLALALFDADSAKSPETTATPWEAFKEDWETALVQTASHLSNQKASLAGGFDTLMLDGMYHHGMTAHAAVSSGYMATGSASSVAKPAVLALPAPPAEANGSSSTAAATTINSDPFAASLSVAPPSYVQMSEMENKQRLLVEEQVMWQHYARDGMQGLVGLGKIQQQNQYPHNTRMY
- the LOC140884612 gene encoding NAC domain-containing protein 104-like produces the protein MSFNMPPGFRFYPTDEELVVHFLHRKTMLLPCHPDIIPDLDLYPYDPWDLNGKAMAEGNKCYFYSRKTQSRVTGSGYWQPFGAKDEPIYSTSGHRIGIKKYYEFYIGQPNSKGAKTNWVMQEFRLSDSSSSTSARSSRSSRRNSNNVDYSKWVVCRVYENDGDDGDDDGIELSCLDEVFLSMDDLDEISLPN